A part of Carcharodon carcharias isolate sCarCar2 chromosome 6, sCarCar2.pri, whole genome shotgun sequence genomic DNA contains:
- the LOC121278697 gene encoding T-complex protein 1 subunit zeta-like yields MMSLTRKAEEALSVTVSAARALQELLRTNLGPKGTMKMLVSGAGDIKLTKDGSVLLKEMLLQHPIASFIAQAVAAMDDTVGDGTTSAVLIIGELLKQAQRYISEGVHPRTIVEGLEIAREEAISCLDELWEDEDCFIRKKVARTSLGTKVHSELADLLTELVVDAVTSIYCDRQPIDLNLVEIMEMQQQTDCDTVLVKGLVLDHGARHPDMKKRLENAYILTLNVSLEYEKTQVNSGFFYKNVKERERFVKAERQFIEERVKAIIALKRKVCGDSDKGFVVINQKGIDPMSLEMLVKEGIVALRRAKRRNMERLPLACGGLAVNSVEDLTEECLGYAGLVYEETLGDSKYTFIEKCDNPQSITLLIKGPNKHTITLIKDAIRDGMRAVKNSIEDGAAMPGAGAVEIRIASQLLNYRKDKINSCAQFGFQAFADAILIIPKTLAQNAGYDPQEIMSKALSREQETTLPVGIDLSCGELIVDWETPIWDNSCVKHQLIHTCTAVASNLLLVDEVVGTGTISGKK; encoded by the coding sequence ATGATGTCCCTGACCAGGAAAGCAGAGGAGGCTCTCAGTGTTACCGTCAGCGCAGCCAGGGCGCTGCAGGAACTGCTCAGAACAAACCTGGGGCCCAAAGGCACCATGAAAATGTTGGTTTCCGGCGCTGGAGACATCAAACTGACCAAAGACGGCAGTGTGCTGTTAAAGGAGATGCTCCTCCAACATCCCATAGCCTCCTTCATTGCCCAGGCGGTGGCCGCTATGGATGACACTGTGGGAGATGGAACCACCTCTGCTGTGCTTATCATTGGGGAACTCCTGAAACAGGCCCAGCGCTACATCTCAGAGGGAGTCCACCCACGAACCATCGTAGAAGGATTGGAAATAGCCAGGGAAGAAGCAATATCCTGCCTGGATGAACTTTGGGAAGATGAAGATTGTTTCATCAGGAAGAAAGTAGCTCGGACCTCACTTGGGACCAAGGTTCACTCAGAGTTGGCAGACCTCCTGACGGAGCTGGTGGTGGACGCAGTGACATCTATTTATTGCGACAGACAGCCCATTGACCTAAACCTGGTGGAAATAATGGAGATGCAACAGCAGACAGACTGTGACACTGTCCTAGTGAAAGGGCTGGTTCTAGACCATGGTGCTCGCCATCCTGACATGAAGAAGCGTTTAGAGAATGCTTACATCCTCACCCTGAATGTGTCTCTGGAATATGAGAAAACACAGGTCAACTCTGGCTTCTTTTACAAGAATGTCAAGGAAAGGGAAAGGTTTGTGAAAGCTGAGCGACAGTTCATTGAGGAAAGAGTAAAGGCAATCATAGCACTGAAGAGAAAGGTGTGCGGTGACTCCGACAAAGGATTTGTTGTGATCAACCAGAAAGGCATCGACCCTATGTCTCTTGAGATGCTTGTGAAAGAGGGTATTGTAGCCCTTCGAAGAGCCAAGAGGAGGAATATGGAGAGGTTGCCACTGGCATGCGGAGGTCTGGCAGTAAACTCTGTGGAGGACCTGACTGAAGAGTGCTTAGGCTATGCAGGACTAGTATATGAGGAGACACTGGGAGACAGCAAGTACACTTTTATTGAAAAGTGTGATAACCCCCAATCCATCACACTGCTTATTAAAGGACCCAATAAGCACACAATTACCTTGATCAAGGATGCCATTAGGGATGGGATGCGAGCTGTGAAGAATAGCATTGAGGATGGTGCAGCCATGCCTGGGGCAGGCGCTGTTGAAATACGCATTGCAAGCCAGTTATTAAACTACCGTAAAGATAAGATCAACAGTTGTGCACAATTTGGATTTCAAGCTTTTGCCGATGCCATTCTGATCATCCCAAAGACACTGGCCCAGAATGCCGGATATGATCCTCAAGAGATCATGTCAAAGGCCCTGAGCAGAGAACAGGAAACTACCCTACCAGTGGGCATTGATTTATCTTGTGGTGAGTTAATAGTAGACTGGGAGACTCCTATATGGGACAATTCTTGTGTCAAGCATCAGTTGATACATACATGTACCGCAGTAGCAAGTAACCTCCTCTTAGTAGATGAGGTTGTAGGAACCGGAACGATTTCAGGGAAAAAGTGA